Within Mercenaria mercenaria strain notata chromosome 15, MADL_Memer_1, whole genome shotgun sequence, the genomic segment ACTATCATTCAAAACTTCAAATCCTGCTGTTTTCAGTCATTCCCATAACAGCATGAATTAATTTAAACGAAACTTGTTTCCACAAATTCCATAGCAATTTTGCCACATTTAATTAAGGTGGTTCGCGGTGTTCttacgaaaatttcgaagtatgagatataagactgatattaggtctgtatgtactaacacctcctgtctttcatttggtgaaaaaagaaaatcgttctgAGTCCACGTTTCCTTTGAAAGCGCCACCTAgcggcatatgtatttttcaaggaaaaacgccgtttttctgtaataatctcattaaaattaatgttattacattttttcaaactcaggaatataacTAAATTCagtgttattgtttacatgttgcattttgtaaattatttcatttagaaaatgcttaaataaagagatttccgtagtaggggtggggaaatatggcgaaaatattcaatgtgtttcatggccgtttagccgaaataaaataaaacggaacggtcaaagttcttgattttcaaatatattcttctttaatcatttctgaacaagaaaataaaataaaaatagggggtcttcacggcagattttttgtaaatttactttttatttgttttggtaacgtaaatattgtgacgttgatacgtcatttatggtgtaaacgtcacacaaacgttttgttcattatgtcctttaaagatacatttttgtatatacaggatgatgaaagtacataaaaatgaaatgtttttactaaatagattcacattatgtacagtgttaagtaatttacaatctaagtatatcatctaaaaatatatttcaatgtcagttcaacaatttccttaaagacgctaatattttgtttatattattatgtaaaatgtcatttaaaaatgatgacCACAGACACCCTTGCCGTTTCTGTAAGGGTATTAAAATTTTAGCCTGTCTCAAATTCTATTAGACTAGCTGTCTTTAAGAACAGAGTCtacattcacatggatttctgaatactggcgtcgtaattagcattgcgtgcaaccaatacgcatctgctaaattgttttatccatttttgaaacagttttagagctaactTAATGCAGGAAGACTTCACTGTAATCAATTTATGGCACATTTTTAAGCCGTGGATCTCCAACGCAATGATCACAGTAATTCATTAAGGAATATATCCAGTCGGTGGTTGCTTGTAGACTtcactataatcattttaattatgatacatttgtgatttatgatatgcaaaactgtgaaaataaaatcaacagaaaaatcaGACAAGGCGCTTCAAAACGCATGAATGTAAAATCCCATTTTGATGCTTGCATATCTAACTTCTGTTCACTTTGCGCTCAATGTCACGGACATTCTTTatgcgatgttgctcattgcagtctgtcatagctggagcggtcttctgcgcatgtcctgaactgattatcaatcggagcgcacggcaaaaatacgcacagtacgacagcatgcatttagtgtataatatgtataatatactgacaaaaggttaaGGTTAGTATTATaatggtcacaaaatatatatacattaaagataattttcattcaaattgcttgaatccggtatataccgaggtctataatttatacaggcgttccaggtctgcagtgtgttgcagtcctgaaatatccgaatgtattcgcatctgcgtcaaaatgcacttttacactaaatacgagtcaaatattttgttttcagcattctgacgaaaacatttcaaagtacatgtaaatggtggttttatttatttcttagttttatccgtcttttaaaatttttgaaacaccaaaagaaatgcacgagatgaaatcatagtggttacttttttatattacattcagcactggaataccatacttcgattttggaataaaaccttcatcaaataagaatgatcccaatttgccgccaaaattctataatcgaaactttttgtatgtacaacagtgatccatgtcgaaagtgcgtttccttgaaaatatctgacagaaacagcgggtctgaacaatgaacgcATGCCTCTACACGTTTCGCAAGAGCAGCCTCAGTTAAACCACCCTTATTCCATCTTTCTATCCTAAAATCGTCTGCTTCgactgtatctgttttatattattttctgaatgttttgaagcgaaatgagttagagttttattttgttctgccattttaaagaaaattttccctcaatacggtttgcattgtgcattcacgttgacgttataaatttaatgcaCTAAGCGGCACTAAAATGAGCTTTATTCATGTTACGGTTTCAAGTTCAcagactgaagtacatttttaccgtaagaggcattatctcatttattcattatctgcttaagattccatgattttatttattgaaaatattcaatataggtttaaaaagcaatacatataatacacaattagaattataatgaaaatcaaaacctctaaataaagttacatatcataacaaaaaagaaacatattgatgttttagccatccttcaaaatgttctttttcgttaaaaatgtatttcatttttgtctggaaaacagtttcaTTACATTGCACATCTTGTATCTTCGTTCTTAGCTagtcacttgaaatattgaaaaacaataacgaatgtcgttcagtttcgcacttaaacatttcatacaaaaggtaaaatgagccgcgccatgagaaaaccaacataatggttttgcatccgcacagtctggtcaggatccatgatgttcgctaacagtttctctaattgcaataggctttgaaagcgaacagcatggagtcttgacaagactgcgcggatgcgcaggctcggctggatctatgcttgtcgcaaagccactgtgttggttttcacatggcgcggctcaatgtaaatttgcaaatcactctttttttctattttcttgtcgGGGAATAATTTAAGAaacctatgtttgaaaataaagaattttgacagctcagttttaattcatagcggataaactgataaaaaaatttcTACACCCCCACCCCTGTCCCCCAAACACTTTACTAACTCTTAAATATGGAGCCAGATACGCAAGTTatgcaagattaaacattttcataaaattttcaacCACTTAAACCATATTCAGTAGTTATAGTACATGCTTTAACGCGACATGTTCACATTTTGTGCCGAACTTGGCgaacatgaacatgttgaaaaaaattcaccgaaactgtgggcaggtagctttaactgactctgatatatattactagataatattctttgactgcaaaatacgcaacaatgtacatcatgtgaatatattcaaataaaaaagattctaaagtttttgtgaactctgaaggtcctgtttatatcaacgaaagacataatgaaatcagcgtttgcgcgacgttaacgccgtcattgtgtatcaacgtcacaaaatttacattaccaaaacaaataaaaagtaaatttacaaaaaatctgccgtgaagaccccctatttttattttattttcttgttcagaaatgattaaaaaagaatacatatgaaaatcaagaactttgaccgttccgttttattttgtttcggctaaacggccatgaaatacattgaatattttcgttatttttccccacccctactacggaaatctctttatctaagcattttccaaatgcaataatttacaaaatgcaaatgtaaacaataacattgaatttagctatattcctgagtttgaaaaaatgtaataacattaattttaatgagattattacagaaaaacggcgatttcccttgaaaaatacatgtgccgctaGGTGGCGTACTTCAAAgaaaatgtggactcggaacgattttcttttttctccaaatgaaagacaggatatgttagtacatacagacctaatatcagtcttatatctcatacttcgaaattttcgtaggaacaCCGCGAACCACCTTAATAAAACTCTAGTGTCTTTAAAAAGTTATCATTATGATTCTGACTTTATTTACAACAACTACGACAATGCAGTCCTCCATTTCATCAGTTCCTCAAACTGAAAATGTATACAATCTTATCACCTTTTTAGATCGTTAATTTTTAGCAATTATGTATGGTAGTATTTGGAGATATCATTGGCTATTGTAATAATATCATATACTGTAATGCAGATATtgtcgcgagggtttaattttcacaatattaGCAAGGCCATACATCTCGCGGAAAATACATCCTCAAATAAGCAGTGATCAATTTTACATTTCGTGAATATCAAACCTCGCAATCAcactcaaaatttcaaacttgCGAAATtctgacccagcaaaaatatgtgcttttacagtactgCAATATCATAGTTCAACAATCTGAaaatcaatagtattgcaatatgCAAAATAATTCTCAATAATCACCTCTACATGTACTAATGAACTGACCAGAAAGCTTTCTCAACTAAAGTTGAAAAATATCTGCATACAGTAACCCTGCTATATCAGATTCTGTAGTTATACAACAATGTCAATTTCTATCTTACCACATTATAGTCTATTCCACTAGAGAGTGTATGACGTCTGGAATTCTGTCTCCTGACTGGTTTCCTGGTTGCGCCGGTACCCGCTGTTGCCGACTGCTGACTAGCTTCATGTTTCCGAATCTGCTCGATGTTTActgaaaagaaatcatttttgtaacatagTTTATCTGCAGTTTTTCAAATAAGTAATTGCAGCCAGTTAAGCTAATAGTGTTCTTGGGGTTTTTTTAGGGCAAAAAATAACAGTGCTGTTAAGGACTGTTGTACATTACTGATTATTGATTCTAATATTTTGTGCTTGTCAAAATGTTATTAACAAAGAGGTAGATTGTGCTGAACTACAAGAAAAAGGGAACTAACTATAAACTGAACTGAAACTATCGATACACAGATGTAACTCACAATGCACTGATGATGCTATGACAATATGACTTTAAACTAACAGCACAGATGTAACACACAATGCACAGACGAAGCTAACAACAATCCGAACTTAAACTAACAACCCAATGACGCAAATCACAATGCATTCATGAAACTAACAACAATCTGAACTTGAACTAAAAATAAACTGACTTGAACTAACAACACTAATGTAACTTAAACTACAGAATGAACACATTAAGCTAAAAACACTTTGATGTAACTAACTACAAACTGAACTTAAACTAACAACACTCTGATGTACTTGTATCTAACTACAGACTGATCTAAGCTAACAACAAACTGAtcaatttgtatttatttgtcttATCATCTGCAATTCTTTTCAACAAGTTACTACAGTCAAGATTGACAACTAAAGCAATTCCAGACCTTCTACAGTAAACTGGGATTAAGGATCAACTACATGGAATTTCTAGTAGAATTTAAAAGTCAAAGTCCAGAAATTAGAAATGCTTGTAATTTTACAACCATAATCTTTGACTTTGGGAAGAGAgtctttttcttttcatcaatatatattgaaaagatataaaaaaaacttattttcacTATCGATTGCAAATTCATTTAGAGAAGCTGCAAAAAACGTCAGTTAGTGCCGAACTCCTAAGTAATTTTTATCAAACTATTGCAAAACGAACCATTTTCCTtcatctaaaaaaatataattttttttttaaagctgaaGCTTTTAGGAATGGCaacaaacaattttcattttttaagattAACAGATCAGCCACGCTTATTATCCAAAAgaacaggaagtaaaatatatttatatataagtgGTTCTATTGGtccattcaaaaatatttgaaactgaCATTTGAAAATCAGTTATAACAAAAGCGGCAGTTGCGCATCTTTTGAAAAGATATTCTTACTGAGTCATCTTAACTATGAAATTACTGAactgaaaaatatctgttttaaatatcaGAAAGATTTATAAAATACCTATCTTTTGTGTGCGGGGAAGTCAATTATGATTTATTGATGGCAGTACTTAGCCAGGCTATCGCCGGGGGATCAAATAATATTGTCATGGAAATTAAATCTAATTTCACACCAGACAATTATAGTTGGATTTATTAAAGATAAAATCTAAATACCCCCTTTTAATACAAGTTACCTGATATAAAATATCTGTTGAAGTTACAGTACACCTCATTTTATAGCTAAATGATGACACAGTATTTTTGttgtgtaaaatttaatatattttttaaacctaGCTGATATTTCAAACCATGAAGCAGTTACGAAGTGACAATATACATAGAAACACTTACCCAAACTAAAAACtcagtttatataatttttatataagacCTTAACAAATAAACTGTTTATGGTTTTCTCTCTAAAATTTGTGTGGGGtctattccttttttttttttttttgagagggtggaggtggggggggggggtaaaatgtaagaaatgtcAATGTACAAAAATCAGAAACTAGAATAATATTTTTAGTGTTAAATAGAAAACATAATACACTGTATTgtcaaattaattaattaatttatccCCCTTTAAAATGGCTTTATTGCTAGCTTTTGAAAAGTTTGCTAAATAAACCTGGAATTAAAACTCCAGGGTAACGTAGCTTTTTTCCCCCCTAGGCGCATGAGGTCAGATtacaataaacaaacaatttttttaaaggcCTAACTACCTGTTCTCTAAAACCTTTCTCTAAAGTACTCTACTctaaaaaaacattcatttggCAATGTATTCTAAATTGTGAATTCAGGCCACCTGCAAAGAAAGGACAACTACATAATAACTCTTTAAGATACAAGTTTGGCAGTATTTACCTTAAAGCCatcactttttttcattttgttttctattcATCAATTAAAATGTCAAACATAAAAGTACTCTATTGTGCAATTAAGTTATAACACCAGCTGCAGTGCATAAAATATAAACAGGTGTTTCTCATTGCTGTTTTTATGTGAGTTTTCTTTTGATCTGCTGTAGTTAATGACAATTAAAGCTAAAAATTAATAGCAATATGTTCAACATATAAATCTAAAACAATTACAATGCACTTGTCATATCACTCTAAtgtagaaattaaaacatttttaagacTTTGTTAATCGCAAACATTTCACTTCACAGCTATTTATTACTTAAattagttgggtttttttttttatttcttacaacactgtcttttaaaaaaaataaaaaattacagaACAATTTACCTTGGTGACAAATGGATCTGCTGACTTAGGCAAATTTAAGAGCATTAGAGgagatattttttaagttaaactaTTACTATAATgagaataaatatttaatatgtgaCTGTGTCACTGAAATGAAGAATTTAAAATAGATCTATCtggcaaaaataaaaagattagcCTGTCACTCTCAAAGTTAAAAAAAGCTTTTGAAGAGGCAGCTCTGGTGGGTCCAAGCacagaaaacaattttatttgactttgcctcattgaaaacattttgacaaccataattaaaatgattttttttataagactTAGCTAGACAACCTTCAGTCAATAAATCAAGTATTGTCTCAACACACTTCTACTTTTAAGCCAACTTGTACCATTGCGATTTATCTGGTATAATCTGCAGTTCAGCACATTCAAATTTACGGGACAACATCTCCCGACAACTTCAATGAGCAAGGCAGTGTGCCCCTTATCACTGATATAAATGTCTTGTCATATGGATCATTGAATTAAGCATTTGTATCACCTTGATCAATGAAAAGTCTGATCACCATTAAACTTCAAAGTAATGATAAGATCTACCCGAACTTCAGTCGACACAGAAATCAACTTAGTCTACCAGAAGCATTTCAAATGACTTGAAGTGAGGACAGTAACTGTGCATATTGACAGATAGAAAATGACATGGAGCCCAAATGTCCTATCTGCAAATCatctataaaaataaaagcttatagtagaatgattttttaattcttatttgtAGTATTTAATTACGCCCTACATTGAGTTAACACCCAATGTGTGTGGGTTATAAAGTTTATTAAACAGCAATAATGAAACGTATACATAAATGTTTTACTTCATATCGTAAAACGTAACAAACTTATTAAGTTTCAAATTATTGCTTTTTCCAATGtcacattaaaatattacgaGAATGACCAAATAAAAACAGCTGATAGCAATTTAATGACAATACAGCCATTGTGAAAAACACTGAACCAGTAACACTGTTTGTAAACAACCTTTTCATTACAACAAAACTAATAATCGCAATAACGGAGGTACAAAAAATGTAATACCGTTGACATCTTTCCAAAAATAAAGGCTATTCACTAAAGTGTCAAACAAAACTACTGGTCCATATAAACTGTGCGTATTTCAAACCACAGACTGTACTTAAAAAGATTAAATCATAATCCATAATCAgtcttaaaacaaacaaatggtTGATCCATTATGTTTTCTGGTATGGAAACTTTACAACAATGTTTACTGAAGTTTTCCTCCACAAACTAAATGTTTAAGGTTGGAAAAATCAGACCTAAagattatatatctatatactttGAAAAGCATCCTTGATTTGTCAATGAAATTTCATAGCTGTCTGATAAAAGAGCATAATGTTATTAAAGTAAGAATCAGCACAGCATTAGTTTATTCCGGTCTGGGTAAATGTAAGGGCCTTTCTTCCTTCTATAACTTTTATACctgtataattattaaacatgttaaactgATGTCGAAATTTTGTGACTTCCAATTTATCTGAAAATGGCAACGTTCCCTCCCCAGgtgcaaaataatattttcaataataattaaaaaaatgttgtacaattaattaattttaatattttttttctcaaaaacatcCTCTTTGTCAATCTAATCATTTGAACCAAAAGGTAATGCTTAGCAGCTATCACTTGAGTTAATATTTCTGAACTATTAATGGaacattaaaatttatcaaaatactttttttcaaactCCCTACTCCACCCTGAACATGCTGAAGGAAACAAAGAcacttaatttttcaaaatttaaagtctCTAGAGCATCTTCCAAATTAAAGGAAGCCTTTTCGCTCAATAATTGTGCCATTTTTTAAAcgaaatatagatttaatgatccCTGTTCAATTAATTAGGTTTACTTCAAAGAATCCTTAGACCTGATCAATAGGAATGTTGTATTAAGACCAGGTAAAACTCATTGAAGTATGTCTCAATTGCCATATGTTACCACAAGGTGGCATTTTATTACCTGGAGAgcttttttatttctaaaggaaTCAATACATGGGCTTAGAACCATACATTTTTTTATTGCAAAACAACAATAGGCTGATGTTAATCTGAATTTCAATGTAAAGTCAGGCATttctttatgctgattttagggccgaaattcggccccattccccaatctaaaaagtatacttttttccccaccttggccaaaaattccccatgcaaaaaaaatgaaattagctttgattttcagtcctgattttaacaacttttcagcaaatatattcctccaaacaatgatttagcgacataaatttcccctccaaaagggacctggtacccttccccaaatttacaaaaaaaggacTGAAAGtggtttttttctcttttctctcAAAAGATGAATTCAACTTCTTTAAATTACTATGATATTTCTGAAAAGCGTATCCAAGGGCCTCTACAGCAAGTGGTTAAATGTTGCTGAATCACCTGCTTTGGTTTAGGATCTGTTAGCTCATGGTGTTGATTTTTTGTTAAGAAGTATCCAGCCAGCTTTCAGAAGGTCCATTCATTGTCTTTAACCCAGGTACCTGCCTAGCAGAGCCACCCGAGTTCTCACTCTACCAGTAAAAGTAGGAAGTTGTGAATTTAGACTAAAAagctgtttcatttgttttaaacctGGTAAGGTCAATAAATTGGAAATGATATTGCCAATggcttttttatttcatataacttaCAAATTTATACTTTAAACCTTCTTAACAAACCTACCATATATCTCAGTGCCTGCATGTTTCTTTTGATCTGAAAGTTGTGAATCACTGTGTAAAGTGCGCATATTCCCTTTCTGACCTGGTGGTGACATCTGATGATCTCTTTGCCAGTTTTTTAACTCATTCATTATACGTCCATTCATATCTTTAGGTGGCAAGACTGGAGGCACATCTTTTTCCTTCTCCTGTGGTCTTCGGTATGGAGGCGGGCGTTCTGGTCTTCCTGCGGGTAAGTCATTAAAATTAACTTCCTTTGCTCTTTGCATTTCAGCATGAGCACTTTTAGGTCTAAAAGCATTTTTAGTAAGTTCTTTTCTTAACTGATGTCCATCAGCACTATGTCTATGGTGATAGCTTGGTGGCCCTGATGGCCTCACATTTTGATTTCTTTCAGCATTTGTATGATGATGTTGTTCCGATTTACCATGTGTTTTCACTGCTGCATGCTGGTGCTGGTCACGGGTGTAAATCTGATTTCGAAGTTCAATGTTCTGTGACTGTAATACATTATTTGGCCGAACAGTTGCGGTATTTATTCCTGTAGTATTTGAATTAATGGCCTGACTACCCATTTTGGGACGAGATCTGTGCCCATTATGCACATTTTGATTTGGTAAAACTCTGTCAGTTGGGATAACCCGTTCATTTGGTCCAATGTTTACATAATCTGGCGGGTGTGTGGTAGGTCTGACTTTGTCAGATTGTATGTTCACTGTCCCAGACCTATGGGAATTTTGCTGTGGCAAGTCCTTTCTTTTCTGACTTAAATCTTGTTTTAAACTAGACCCTGTGTTTTTTAACAATGATAATTTTAAACCTGTCACAAAATTATCAAACGTTAGTCTGCCGTTTCTTGGAGCCACTTTTCTGAGGGTGTCAATAACCCCACTGGGTAAGCCCGACACCCCTTCCTCATGCCAACGACTTTCGATATCGCGTAAACGAACATAGCCGGTACGATCTTCATCCAAAATGTCAAAAAGTATTCTTAATGAGGTAACAAACTGTTTTGGAAGTCCATCAGTTGACGTGGACGAATTATTAACTGCAACGCTGGTCATTTTCTGTGAGCTGCTGTTTGTAAACAAACCACCTGCCGCATCGTCCAACTATGAATGAACCGGAAGGATTTTTCCCAAACTTTTTACAATCTGTTGATTTGATTGGTCAATTACAAATTGCTAAAATACGAAGCGTAAAGCATGTGTAtaaacgaattttttttttaatagagtATTGAGAAATTTACTTCATGCTTACTTGTATCTACGAAATAAATATTCAGGAGAAAGATCTACGGATAAGAGATATATCTGATTTAACTTTAGATGCTTTTTAAGTTAAATGAAAACGAAGAGAGAGATATTTCATAATTTGTCAATAGTTCTGTTTCAGATTACAACTTGGAGTTAAAGTCAGTAATAATTATTACTGAATGGTACATATTGTAATTAAGCTGTCGAGGTTTTAAGTAATAATAAAGCTCGTTTATTTCATGAAACGAGAGGATTATGATGACCTTATATCGATCACCTGTTAAAgtttggccttggaatcatcaagataaacattctgaccaagtttcatgaagatagggtcataaatgtggcctctgagtgttaacaagcttttcctttgatttgtgtggtgacctactttttgacccccacatgacccagtttctaaacattcttactaagtttcttgaagataggtCATACATATGGCCTctttagtgttaacaagctttttctctGATTtaagtgggtgacctagtttttgactctgtatgacccagtttcgaacttggtctaggaattatcaagatcaacattctgaccaagtttcatgaagccaggatcataaatgcggcctcaagagtgttaccaggcttttcctttgatttgagcgggtgacctagtttttgaccccagatgacccagttttgaactaggCATAGagatcatcaggataaacattctttttaagcttgtattaaatcaaagcataaatgaaacctctgtgtgactgaaagggccaaaatagaaattgtttaactctagaacccatgctGGAATCTAACCggatttcgaaaggaaccaagatcttattgtgacttaagttgtgtgtgaGTGTGGTTAAAATCTAATGTAGAATGTCATTTCTATCacgttcacaaggtaaaaattaacaatttttggctctttcaggtgtcaatcaggggccataacctagattggatctgacggattcaccatggaatccaagattttttgttgttaaagatattttgcaagtctatatcaaatcaaacaataaatgaagtctctgtatggctgcaaaagcaaaaatagcagACTTTGGCCCTATAAGGGGTCacaactctggaatccatgatgagatctggcgaGGTTTCGAACGGAACCGAGATATTTTGccaatacaggttgtgtgcaagtttgattaaaatcgattgcaaaatgtggtctctattgtgtttgacaagctaaaaaacaaattttgtccattcaaggggtcataactctgaaaacatGATGGGATGTGGCCTGTTTtccgaaagaaaccgagatattttaccaatacaagttgtgtgcaagtttgattaaaatcaattacaaaatgaggtctctatcgtgttcacgagAAATTGTGGTTGGACGCCGTCGGACGACGgttgaagggcgatcacaaaagctcaccttgtcactatgtgacaggtgagctaaacaactgtttgaaacaataaaagcatgttcttttaattttgttaGTTAAATTAGTCAATATAATGCTTGAATCTGCATGTGCCCCTGCAACTTAAGCAAAGGCGTTATTTTTCCTACTTATAAGAtaagtttgatataaataaaaaaaaactctgctAGTTACAGAggaattttaagtttgaattgtTCTGTAAAATTGTTCGAAGTATTCTCAGTAGTGGACAGCAACTTTCTGAAGCATTAAGGATTGTAAAGGAACAGGCTAGGTTTCGTAAACATTATGGAACTGTAGATTACACTGTTCATTTGCGGACTTTAGAAACgcatttgattttgtaaaaaagagcTTGTTTATGAAAGAAAATTACTGAGCCATATTTTCAAGAataatttttaacaatatatgaCAAAGCTTAATCGTGTTTGAAATGTAATAAAGGTCTGTCAACGTTTTTCATGAGCGCAACAGGTGTTTGTCCAGGCG encodes:
- the LOC123555818 gene encoding uncharacterized protein LOC123555818, yielding MTSVAVNNSSTSTDGLPKQFVTSLRILFDILDEDRTGYVRLRDIESRWHEEGVSGLPSGVIDTLRKVAPRNGRLTFDNFVTGLKLSLLKNTGSSLKQDLSQKRKDLPQQNSHRSGTVNIQSDKVRPTTHPPDYVNIGPNERVIPTDRVLPNQNVHNGHRSRPKMGSQAINSNTTGINTATVRPNNVLQSQNIELRNQIYTRDQHQHAAVKTHGKSEQHHHTNAERNQNVRPSGPPSYHHRHSADGHQLRKELTKNAFRPKSAHAEMQRAKEVNFNDLPAGRPERPPPYRRPQEKEKDVPPVLPPKDMNGRIMNELKNWQRDHQMSPPGQKGNMRTLHSDSQLSDQKKHAGTEIYVNIEQIRKHEASQQSATAGTGATRKPVRRQNSRRHTLSSGIDYNVIRRMKQLEQEKDVLLQGLEVVDRAREWYLKQITSVTEKQNYAEKTSCSDMTLQSQQERMDFVRSRITDVNMNLKTLMQTSESGFPAHMNLAIRSSAFPDDKATKWLKEQNKQLTQEVGSKSEKITQLEKEKASLIRDLFEARSKHKTNYDDTTFM